The following coding sequences lie in one Frigoribacterium sp. SL97 genomic window:
- a CDS encoding NAD-dependent epimerase/dehydratase family protein produces MTSTSLLVIGGTGQISASVVRQALRDGLAVTVLNRGSTTIRPVPAGVEQLVADVRDEEALVAALDGRRFDSVADFLTFTPDQLSSMLRVVAPLTDQYVFIGSASAYQKPPVTLPITEATPLFNPWWSYSRDKIACERLLRDEHLAGRVQATVVRPSHTYDETHVPLLGGWTPIERMRRGDAVVLHGDGTSLWALTHSSDFARAFVGLLGHPGALGEAFHIMSPELLTWNMIARDLADAAGASLHVVHRTTQVLTDEVPEWTADLCGDRSHPAVFDTSKIRALVPGWEARVPFAEGARQIVAWYDADASRRTVDPWVDDAYERLVAL; encoded by the coding sequence ATGACATCGACGTCCCTCCTCGTGATCGGCGGCACCGGGCAGATCAGCGCCTCGGTGGTGCGGCAGGCCCTGCGCGACGGCCTGGCCGTGACCGTGCTCAACCGCGGCAGCACCACGATCCGGCCCGTGCCCGCGGGCGTCGAGCAACTCGTCGCCGACGTCCGGGACGAGGAGGCGCTGGTCGCCGCCCTGGACGGGCGTCGCTTCGACTCGGTGGCCGACTTCCTCACCTTCACGCCCGACCAGCTCTCCTCGATGCTGCGCGTGGTGGCCCCGCTCACCGACCAGTACGTCTTCATCGGTTCGGCGTCGGCTTACCAGAAGCCCCCGGTGACGCTGCCGATCACCGAGGCGACGCCGCTCTTCAACCCGTGGTGGTCGTACTCGCGCGACAAGATCGCCTGCGAGCGCCTGCTGCGCGACGAGCACCTCGCGGGGCGGGTGCAGGCGACCGTGGTCCGGCCCTCGCACACCTACGACGAGACGCACGTGCCGTTGCTCGGCGGCTGGACCCCGATCGAGCGCATGCGCCGCGGGGACGCGGTCGTGCTGCACGGCGACGGCACCTCGCTCTGGGCGCTGACCCACTCGAGCGACTTCGCCCGCGCGTTCGTCGGGTTGCTCGGGCACCCCGGCGCCCTGGGCGAGGCGTTCCACATCATGTCGCCCGAGCTGCTCACCTGGAACATGATCGCGCGCGACCTCGCCGACGCCGCGGGGGCGTCGCTGCACGTCGTCCACCGCACGACGCAGGTCCTGACCGACGAGGTGCCCGAGTGGACGGCCGACCTCTGCGGCGACCGCAGCCACCCCGCCGTGTTCGACACGTCGAAGATCCGCGCGCTGGTGCCCGGGTGGGAGGCGCGGGTCCCCTTCGCCGAGGGAGCCCGCCAGATCGTCGCGTGGTACGACGCCGACGCCTCCCGTCGCACGGTCGACCCCTGGGTCGACGACGCCTACGAGCGGCTCGTCGCGCTCTAG
- a CDS encoding AMP-binding protein codes for MSDAPASAPAEAPATAAYRAARDHLLGLGHDLDRASDEFRWPDVGDSFNWATDWFDVVADGNDRTALWIVEEDGSEQRVSFDAMRRRSDQVAAWLHDLGVDKGDHVMLMLGNQVELWEAMLAVMKVGAVILPTSTVLGSADLADRIDRGLVRHVIANAADAPAFAGVDGVEAVTRIAVVPEGDVTPAGWTSFGDSHRASWDRPDVANATEDACLVYFTSGTTSKPKMVVHSHASYPVGHLTTTYWLGVQPGDVHMTISSPGWGKHAWSCFFAPWTAEATVFVYNYGRFRPAELRDQLERARVTSFCAPPTVWRMLIQSSLGSRPSALREALSAGEPLNPEVIGRVQQGWGLDIRDGYGQTETTAIVANAPGGTIKAGSMGRALPGVEVVLVDPVTGVVGDEGEVCLDLTTRPVNLMTGYLGDAARTESSMRDGLFHTGDVAVRDADGMITFVGRTDDVFKSSDYKVSPFEVESMLIEHPAVAESAVVPAPDDTRLNIVKAYVTLAEGWAPDAETARAVLAHARVSLPAYERVRRVEFAELPKTISGKIRRVELRDLEEALARSGERAAAEWRDADFPDLKG; via the coding sequence ATGTCCGACGCACCCGCATCCGCACCCGCCGAGGCCCCGGCCACCGCCGCCTACCGGGCGGCCCGCGACCACCTGCTGGGGCTCGGGCACGACCTCGACCGGGCGAGCGACGAGTTCCGCTGGCCGGACGTCGGCGACAGCTTCAACTGGGCGACCGACTGGTTCGACGTGGTCGCCGACGGCAACGACCGCACGGCGCTCTGGATCGTCGAGGAGGACGGCTCCGAGCAGCGGGTGTCGTTCGACGCCATGCGTCGGCGCAGCGACCAGGTCGCCGCGTGGTTGCACGACCTCGGCGTCGACAAGGGCGACCACGTCATGCTCATGCTCGGCAACCAGGTCGAGCTGTGGGAGGCCATGCTCGCGGTGATGAAGGTGGGCGCGGTCATCCTGCCGACGTCGACCGTGCTCGGCAGCGCCGACCTCGCCGACCGCATCGACCGCGGGCTCGTCCGGCACGTGATCGCCAACGCGGCCGACGCCCCGGCGTTCGCGGGGGTCGACGGGGTCGAGGCCGTCACGCGGATCGCGGTCGTCCCCGAGGGCGACGTGACCCCCGCGGGCTGGACGTCCTTCGGGGACTCGCACCGCGCCTCCTGGGACCGCCCCGACGTCGCCAACGCGACGGAGGACGCCTGCCTCGTCTACTTCACGTCGGGCACGACGAGCAAGCCGAAGATGGTCGTGCACTCGCACGCCTCGTACCCCGTCGGGCACCTGACCACGACGTACTGGCTGGGCGTGCAGCCGGGGGACGTGCACATGACGATCTCGTCGCCGGGCTGGGGCAAGCACGCCTGGAGCTGCTTCTTCGCGCCGTGGACCGCCGAGGCCACCGTGTTCGTCTACAACTACGGTCGCTTCCGCCCGGCCGAGCTCCGCGACCAGCTCGAGCGGGCCCGGGTGACCTCGTTCTGTGCGCCGCCGACCGTGTGGCGGATGCTGATCCAGTCGTCCCTGGGTTCGCGGCCGAGCGCCCTTCGCGAGGCGCTCTCGGCCGGCGAACCGCTCAACCCCGAGGTGATCGGGCGGGTGCAGCAGGGTTGGGGCCTGGACATCCGCGACGGGTACGGGCAGACCGAGACGACCGCCATCGTCGCGAACGCGCCCGGCGGCACGATCAAGGCCGGCTCGATGGGGCGCGCCCTGCCCGGCGTCGAGGTCGTGCTGGTCGACCCCGTCACGGGTGTCGTCGGTGACGAGGGCGAGGTCTGCCTCGACCTCACCACGCGGCCCGTCAACCTGATGACCGGCTACCTCGGCGACGCCGCCCGCACCGAGTCGTCGATGCGCGACGGGCTGTTCCACACCGGCGACGTGGCGGTGCGCGACGCCGACGGCATGATCACCTTCGTCGGCCGCACCGACGACGTCTTCAAGTCGTCGGACTACAAGGTCTCGCCGTTCGAGGTCGAGAGCATGCTGATCGAGCACCCGGCCGTCGCCGAGTCCGCGGTCGTGCCGGCACCCGACGACACCCGGCTGAACATCGTCAAGGCGTACGTGACCCTGGCCGAGGGGTGGGCACCCGACGCCGAGACCGCGCGGGCCGTCCTGGCTCACGCCCGGGTGTCGTTGCCCGCCTACGAGCGGGTACGGCGGGTCGAGTTCGCCGAGCTGCCGAAGACGATCTCGGGCAAGATCCGACGCGTCGAGCTGCGCGACCTCGAGGAGGCGCTGGCCCGGTCGGGCGAGCGGGCCGCGGCCGAGTGGCGCGACGCGGACTTCCCCGACCTGAAGGGGTAG
- a CDS encoding DUF1304 domain-containing protein: MLIVSLVAASLAALLHLYIFVMESFLWTTPRVRATFGITDDVQAEHTKPLAYNQGFYNLFLAIVTIVGVVLIAAGGAGGAGSAFEASPSGNALLVAGTGSMLAAALVLLLSDRTKTRAAVTQGFLPLVALVTLLIAAA, translated from the coding sequence ATGCTCATCGTCTCGCTCGTCGCGGCCTCGCTCGCCGCCCTGCTGCACCTCTACATCTTCGTGATGGAGTCCTTCCTCTGGACCACCCCCCGCGTCCGCGCGACCTTCGGCATCACCGACGACGTCCAGGCCGAGCACACGAAGCCGCTCGCCTACAACCAGGGCTTCTACAACCTGTTCCTCGCGATCGTCACGATCGTGGGCGTCGTGCTGATCGCCGCCGGAGGGGCAGGAGGCGCGGGCAGCGCCTTCGAGGCATCCCCCTCGGGCAACGCCCTGCTCGTCGCGGGCACGGGGTCGATGCTCGCCGCCGCGCTCGTCCTGCTGCTCTCGGACCGCACGAAGACCCGCGCCGCGGTCACGCAGGGGTTCCTCCCGCTCGTCGCGCTCGTCACGCTGCTCATCGCCGCCGCCTGA
- a CDS encoding response regulator transcription factor, whose amino-acid sequence MLSPARVLVIDDDETIRTAVVTALGAEGFAVHGLADGSDLSEQLKAFVPDLVVLDWMLPGASGIRLASTIRTSSDAAVVMLTARDEVDDRLRGFSEGVDDYVVKPFAVAELIARVTAVLRRRGRIPSVIEIGDLVVDPEAARITRGGEPLDLTATEFRLLGFLAESRGRTVSKTQILTQVWGYDDYDPNLVEVHLSALRRKMETRGPRLIHTVRGLGYRMSA is encoded by the coding sequence ATGCTCAGCCCCGCCCGTGTCCTCGTGATCGACGACGACGAGACCATCCGCACCGCCGTCGTCACCGCACTGGGCGCCGAGGGCTTCGCCGTGCACGGTCTCGCGGACGGCTCCGACCTGTCCGAACAGCTGAAGGCGTTCGTGCCCGACCTCGTCGTGCTCGACTGGATGCTCCCCGGGGCGAGCGGCATCCGGCTCGCGAGCACGATCCGCACCTCGTCCGACGCGGCGGTCGTCATGCTGACCGCCCGCGACGAGGTCGACGACCGGCTGCGCGGCTTCTCCGAGGGCGTCGACGACTACGTGGTCAAGCCCTTCGCCGTCGCCGAACTGATCGCGCGCGTCACGGCCGTCCTCCGCCGCCGCGGCCGCATCCCGTCGGTGATCGAGATCGGCGACCTCGTCGTCGACCCCGAGGCGGCCCGCATCACGCGGGGCGGCGAACCACTCGACCTCACCGCGACCGAGTTCCGCCTGCTCGGCTTCCTCGCCGAGAGCCGCGGACGCACCGTCTCGAAGACCCAGATCCTCACCCAGGTCTGGGGCTACGACGACTACGACCCCAACCTCGTCGAGGTGCACCTCAGCGCCCTGCGCCGCAAGATGGAGACCCGGGGCCCCCGCCTCATCCACACCGTCCGCGGCCTCGGCTACCGGATGAGCGCGTGA
- a CDS encoding copper homeostasis protein CutC: MTNDATRASSSADTSARRRPALEIAVTSAAGAVTARDGGADRVELCSALELGGVTPSQGLVEATVATGVPVHALVRCRPGGFAYDADELDVMVREIRALVRSGVAGVVVGALREDGSLDVDALRWFVEAALDAAATPHRVAGPQDLAETPPRGVGSARVPGASPLEPRTLEPRPLEPRTLEPRPLEITVHRAVDRAADPVAAVTALAGLGVTRVLTSGGSSTVGAGLASGVLPRLVEVAGDVQVMAGGGVQLGDVPALVAAGVDAVHLSAKRARAVRASSSRSGTTVSLGTEASTDSWFETDHDLVRAARHALDQA, from the coding sequence ATGACGAACGACGCGACCCGCGCCTCCTCATCCGCCGACACGTCCGCCCGCCGGCGGCCCGCGCTCGAGATCGCGGTGACGAGCGCCGCCGGAGCCGTCACGGCGCGCGACGGCGGAGCCGACCGCGTCGAACTGTGCAGCGCCCTCGAGCTCGGCGGCGTCACCCCGTCGCAGGGGCTGGTCGAGGCGACCGTCGCGACGGGCGTTCCCGTGCACGCGCTGGTTCGGTGCCGGCCCGGCGGCTTCGCGTACGACGCGGACGAGCTCGACGTGATGGTGCGCGAGATCCGGGCGCTGGTGCGCTCGGGCGTGGCCGGCGTCGTCGTGGGCGCGCTGCGCGAGGACGGCTCGCTGGACGTCGACGCCCTCCGCTGGTTCGTCGAGGCCGCGCTCGACGCCGCCGCAACTCCGCACCGGGTGGCCGGACCCCAGGACCTCGCCGAGACCCCTCCGCGCGGCGTGGGGTCTGCGCGGGTTCCCGGGGCCTCACCGCTCGAGCCGCGCACGCTCGAGCCGCGCCCGCTCGAGCCGCGCACGCTGGAGCCGCGCCCACTGGAGATCACCGTCCACCGGGCCGTGGACCGTGCGGCGGACCCGGTCGCGGCGGTGACGGCCCTGGCGGGGCTGGGCGTCACGCGCGTGCTGACGTCGGGCGGCTCGTCCACGGTCGGGGCGGGTCTGGCGTCGGGGGTGCTGCCGCGCCTCGTCGAGGTCGCGGGCGACGTGCAGGTGATGGCCGGGGGCGGCGTTCAGCTCGGCGACGTCCCGGCGCTCGTGGCCGCGGGGGTCGACGCCGTCCACCTCTCGGCGAAGCGGGCGCGGGCCGTGCGCGCCTCCTCGTCCCGGTCGGGGACGACCGTGTCGCTCGGCACCGAGGCGTCGACCGACTCGTGGTTCGAGACCGACCACGACCTGGTCCGCGCCGCCCGTCACGCCCTCGACCAGGCCTGA
- the purU gene encoding formyltetrahydrofolate deformylase translates to MTLVCQDRPGIVHAISGAVVQAGGNITESAQFSSHDTGTFFMRLQVEAPGERDAFEAALAPVLAHYDAQAKLDVVGRPTRTLVLASKAAHCVNDLLFRQRAGQLPIEVPLILANHDDLSGLAEFYGKRFEHHPVTDPESKAAFEARVLQVVDRYDVELVVLARYMQILSPELCAALEGRAINIHHSFLPGFKGANPYRQAHARGVKLIGATAHFVTSDLDEGPIIEQNVVRVDHTRSAPELMAIGQDEESRTLTQAVRWFAEDRVLLDGARTIVFR, encoded by the coding sequence CTGACGCTCGTCTGCCAGGACCGACCCGGCATCGTCCACGCGATCAGCGGTGCCGTCGTGCAGGCGGGCGGCAACATCACCGAGTCGGCGCAGTTCTCGAGCCACGACACCGGCACGTTCTTCATGCGCCTGCAGGTCGAGGCCCCCGGCGAGCGCGACGCGTTCGAGGCGGCGCTGGCGCCCGTGCTCGCGCACTACGACGCGCAGGCGAAGCTCGACGTCGTCGGTCGCCCGACCCGCACGCTCGTGCTCGCGAGCAAGGCGGCGCACTGCGTGAACGACCTGCTGTTCCGGCAGCGGGCGGGACAGCTGCCGATCGAGGTGCCGTTGATCCTGGCGAACCACGACGATCTGTCGGGCCTCGCCGAGTTCTACGGCAAGCGGTTCGAGCACCACCCCGTCACCGACCCCGAGTCCAAGGCGGCGTTCGAGGCACGCGTGCTGCAGGTCGTCGACCGCTACGACGTCGAGCTGGTCGTGCTCGCCCGCTACATGCAGATCCTCAGCCCCGAGCTCTGCGCCGCGCTCGAGGGGCGGGCGATCAACATCCACCACTCGTTCCTGCCCGGGTTCAAGGGGGCGAACCCCTACCGCCAGGCGCACGCCCGCGGCGTGAAGCTGATCGGCGCGACGGCGCACTTCGTCACGAGCGACCTCGACGAGGGGCCGATCATCGAGCAGAACGTGGTCCGCGTCGACCACACCCGCAGCGCCCCCGAGCTGATGGCGATCGGCCAGGACGAAGAGAGCCGCACGCTGACCCAGGCCGTCCGCTGGTTCGCCGAGGACCGCGTGCTGCTCGACGGCGCCCGCACCATCGTCTTCCGCTAG
- a CDS encoding substrate-binding domain-containing protein has product MAGRRRRSRARARGGRRGRLHLRRGARAAARLFGPDAPVHDRPTAVFCANDLAAIGFMTELDRLGVRVPDDVSVAGFDGIELGSYVRPGLTTLTTAPRLIGAEAARLLLSAVEGEAVTDAEIEPARLLVRASTGRAAR; this is encoded by the coding sequence CTGGCGGGACGCCGTCGTCGGAGCCGGGCACGAGCCCGGGGCGGTCGTCGAGGCCGACTTCACCTACGACGGGGAGCCCGGGCCGCCGCTCGCCTCTTCGGCCCGGACGCACCGGTCCACGACCGGCCCACCGCCGTCTTCTGCGCCAACGACCTGGCCGCCATCGGGTTCATGACCGAGCTCGACCGACTCGGGGTCCGTGTGCCCGACGACGTCAGCGTGGCCGGGTTCGACGGCATCGAGCTCGGGTCGTACGTGCGCCCCGGGCTGACCACGCTGACGACGGCTCCGCGGCTGATCGGGGCCGAGGCGGCGCGCCTCCTGCTCTCGGCCGTCGAGGGCGAGGCCGTCACCGACGCCGAGATCGAGCCCGCCCGGCTGCTTGTCCGCGCGTCGACGGGCCGCGCCGCCCGCTGA
- a CDS encoding N-acetylglucosamine-6-phosphate deacetylase, producing MTTTLFSDARKVDADGVVEGFWMLVDGDVIVATGATVPGSRAAAGARRGLDATRASSAASGAPHDPTAGGAVPPPADVTVDLAGATLTPGLIDLHTHGGGGHAFDGGPDDLDAGLALHRRHGTTRSLVSLVANPVPVLSRSLGLVGDLMRRDPLVLGAHLEGPFLAPDRRGAHAPHFLLEPDAATVESLLEAGDGVVRQVTLAPELPGGLDAIDRLVSSGVVAAVGHTEADFDLARAAFDRGASLVTHAFNAMAGIHHRDPGPLVAAVGDERVTIELILDGVHVHPAVADLVLRSAPRRVALITDAMAAAGAADGDYRIGELAVTVEHGVATLTGTSTIAGSTLTQDAALRIAVLRTGLSAVDAVAALTLVPARVLGLDAGGRRADMSGAQAGVARTAQDPAQGAGLGTAPRTAPAAGARPPLGRLAPGHVADAVAWHDDWTVARVWAAGRELPAG from the coding sequence GTGACGACCACCCTGTTCTCCGACGCCCGCAAGGTCGACGCCGACGGCGTGGTCGAGGGCTTCTGGATGCTCGTCGACGGCGACGTGATCGTCGCCACCGGTGCCACGGTGCCGGGGTCTCGCGCGGCGGCCGGGGCGAGGCGCGGGCTCGACGCGACCCGCGCCTCCTCGGCGGCGTCGGGTGCACCCCACGACCCGACCGCAGGAGGCGCGGTGCCGCCCCCCGCGGACGTCACGGTCGACCTCGCGGGCGCCACGCTCACCCCGGGGCTGATCGACCTGCACACGCACGGCGGCGGCGGGCACGCCTTCGACGGCGGACCGGACGACCTCGACGCGGGACTCGCGCTGCACCGCCGGCACGGTACGACGCGCTCGCTGGTCAGCCTCGTCGCGAACCCGGTGCCGGTGCTGTCCCGGTCGCTCGGGCTGGTCGGTGACCTGATGCGTCGTGATCCGCTCGTGCTCGGGGCACACCTCGAAGGACCGTTCCTGGCGCCCGACCGGCGGGGAGCCCACGCCCCGCACTTCCTGCTCGAACCGGACGCCGCCACGGTCGAGAGCCTCCTCGAGGCCGGCGACGGCGTCGTCCGTCAGGTCACCCTCGCCCCCGAGCTGCCCGGCGGGCTCGACGCGATCGACCGGCTCGTCAGCTCGGGCGTGGTCGCCGCCGTCGGGCACACCGAGGCCGACTTCGACCTCGCCCGCGCGGCGTTCGACCGCGGCGCGAGCCTCGTGACCCACGCGTTCAACGCCATGGCCGGCATCCACCACCGCGACCCGGGGCCGCTCGTCGCGGCGGTCGGCGACGAACGCGTGACGATCGAGCTGATCCTCGACGGCGTGCACGTGCACCCGGCCGTGGCGGACCTCGTGCTGCGCTCGGCGCCCCGGCGGGTCGCCCTCATCACCGACGCGATGGCCGCGGCCGGAGCCGCCGACGGCGACTACCGCATCGGCGAACTCGCGGTGACGGTCGAGCACGGCGTCGCCACGCTCACGGGCACGTCGACCATCGCGGGCTCGACCCTGACGCAGGACGCCGCCCTGCGCATCGCCGTCCTCCGGACCGGACTCTCGGCCGTCGACGCCGTCGCGGCGCTGACGCTCGTGCCGGCCCGCGTGCTCGGCCTCGACGCCGGGGGCAGGCGAGCGGACATGTCCGGAGCGCAGGCCGGCGTCGCGCGCACGGCGCAGGACCCGGCGCAGGGCGCTGGGCTGGGCACGGCGCCGCGCACGGCGCCGGCCGCCGGGGCCCGGCCGCCGCTCGGGCGTCTGGCCCCCGGTCACGTGGCCGACGCCGTCGCGTGGCACGACGACTGGACGGTCGCCCGGGTCTGGGCCGCCGGCCGCGAACTGCCCGCCGGCTGA
- a CDS encoding HAMP domain-containing sensor histidine kinase: protein MKRARRPAALTTGRHPRGGAVSAPEAAAPGLRTGSLRVRTVVAVLLLLAVLLAALAVTVELTLGQRLRAQVVDRLSDRAAAAAALVGTVDGDELADRLSAQGLSVVIRDADGDAIVAGPSPDQLREGPPSLGDGPGRGGPASGLDVGPGGAGAGSPDGTGTGTGTGTGTDETGTDSPGGTDAGDATGTSSSDAVTVTSSEVRSDDEVTTLVSQLSDGSTITLTTDSRSVGETLVQLRWVMIGASVAFLLIAAIGLALVVRATLRPLDRMTGVARSIAHGDRGRRLRPARRDTEIGRVAVAFDEMLDGVEGAERAALDAETRVRAFVSDAAHELRTPVAGMRAAADTLVRSPGTADERERLATHVVREAERASRLIDDMLLMARVDQGISLDVAPVDLGASLLADVERQRLRRPSLDLRVLLPDGPVVVAADAGRVSQIVGNLVDNAARATGGSGRVTIWLDASRTDEVAVLVSDDGPGVPERDRERVFDRLVRLDEARRSGDGGAGLGLPIARGLARAHGGDLVCEPPGVGRPGAVFRLTLPVAVSAVRAGSEAAAAAAAAAGAPTAAAAPAPELRRTAH, encoded by the coding sequence GTGAAGCGCGCCCGCCGTCCCGCCGCGCTCACGACGGGACGCCACCCCCGAGGAGGCGCGGTGTCGGCCCCCGAGGCCGCCGCCCCCGGGCTGCGCACCGGTTCGTTGCGCGTCCGCACGGTCGTCGCCGTGCTGCTGCTGCTGGCCGTCCTGCTGGCGGCGCTCGCCGTGACGGTCGAGCTCACGCTCGGCCAGCGGCTCCGCGCCCAGGTCGTCGACCGGCTGTCGGACCGCGCCGCGGCCGCCGCGGCCCTGGTCGGCACGGTGGACGGCGACGAGCTCGCCGACCGGCTCTCGGCCCAGGGGCTCTCGGTCGTCATCCGCGACGCCGACGGCGACGCCATCGTCGCCGGCCCGAGCCCCGACCAGCTGCGCGAGGGCCCGCCCTCGCTCGGCGACGGCCCCGGACGCGGCGGCCCGGCCTCGGGGCTCGACGTCGGACCAGGAGGCGCGGGCGCCGGCAGCCCGGACGGCACCGGCACCGGCACCGGCACCGGCACCGGCACCGATGAGACCGGCACCGACTCCCCGGGCGGCACCGACGCCGGGGACGCGACCGGCACCTCCTCGTCCGACGCGGTCACGGTCACCTCGTCCGAGGTGCGGAGCGACGACGAGGTGACCACCCTCGTCTCGCAGCTCAGCGACGGGTCGACGATCACCCTGACCACGGACTCGCGGTCGGTGGGCGAGACCCTGGTGCAGCTGCGCTGGGTGATGATCGGCGCCTCCGTGGCGTTCCTGCTGATCGCGGCGATCGGCCTCGCCCTCGTGGTGCGGGCCACCCTGCGGCCGCTCGACCGGATGACCGGCGTCGCCCGGTCGATCGCGCACGGCGACCGGGGACGACGCCTGCGGCCGGCCCGACGCGACACCGAGATCGGCCGGGTCGCCGTCGCCTTCGACGAGATGCTCGACGGCGTCGAAGGGGCCGAGCGGGCCGCGCTCGACGCCGAGACGCGGGTGCGCGCGTTCGTGTCGGACGCCGCCCACGAGCTGCGCACCCCCGTCGCCGGGATGCGCGCCGCGGCCGACACCCTCGTGCGGTCACCCGGCACGGCCGACGAACGCGAGCGGCTGGCGACGCACGTGGTGCGCGAGGCCGAGCGCGCCTCCCGGTTGATCGACGACATGCTGCTGATGGCCCGCGTCGACCAGGGCATCTCGCTGGACGTCGCACCCGTCGACCTCGGGGCGTCGCTGCTCGCCGACGTCGAGCGTCAGCGGCTGCGACGGCCGTCGCTCGACCTGCGCGTCCTGCTGCCCGACGGCCCGGTCGTGGTGGCGGCCGACGCGGGTCGGGTCTCGCAGATCGTCGGCAACCTGGTCGACAACGCCGCTCGGGCGACGGGGGGCTCGGGGCGGGTGACGATCTGGCTCGACGCGTCGCGTACCGACGAGGTCGCGGTGCTCGTGTCCGACGACGGCCCGGGCGTGCCCGAGCGCGACCGCGAGCGGGTGTTCGACCGGCTGGTGCGGCTGGACGAGGCCCGACGGTCCGGGGACGGAGGCGCGGGCCTGGGGCTGCCCATCGCCCGCGGTCTGGCGCGCGCCCACGGCGGCGACCTGGTCTGCGAGCCTCCCGGGGTCGGCCGGCCCGGCGCGGTGTTCCGGCTGACGCTGCCCGTCGCCGTGAGTGCGGTGCGGGCCGGATCGGAGGCGGCGGCGGCGGCGGCTGCGGCGGCTGGCGCCCCGACGGCCGCAGCCGCGCCCGCACCCGAGCTGCGTCGCACCGCCCACTGA
- a CDS encoding SRPBCC family protein gives MPVVESRCVVPVDLHVAFAVSQTQGEARKRWDPFIRGQYLVGGATRAAKGVRTFTVQRFGFRMESEYVSYNPPTNVGMNMTKGSWFFARMGGGWRFSEVDGDPSSTEAVWRYNFSCKPAWLAPVAERIGAVLLQRDIDRRIRGFARGCVDPFVLAHLDPDLGGAGDPARTAPPALP, from the coding sequence ATGCCCGTCGTCGAGTCCCGGTGCGTCGTTCCTGTCGACCTCCACGTCGCCTTCGCGGTGTCGCAGACCCAGGGGGAGGCGCGCAAGCGGTGGGACCCCTTCATCCGTGGGCAGTACCTCGTCGGCGGAGCGACCCGGGCCGCCAAGGGGGTCCGGACGTTCACCGTGCAGCGTTTCGGGTTCCGGATGGAGAGCGAGTACGTCTCGTACAACCCACCGACGAACGTCGGCATGAACATGACGAAAGGGTCGTGGTTCTTCGCGCGCATGGGCGGGGGATGGCGGTTCAGCGAGGTCGACGGCGACCCGAGCTCGACCGAGGCCGTCTGGCGCTACAACTTCTCGTGCAAGCCGGCGTGGCTGGCGCCCGTGGCCGAGCGCATCGGCGCCGTCCTCCTGCAGCGCGACATCGACCGACGCATCCGCGGTTTCGCCCGGGGCTGCGTCGATCCGTTCGTCCTCGCCCACCTCGACCCCGACCTCGGCGGCGCCGGTGACCCGGCCCGCACCGCGCCTCCGGCCCTTCCGTAG
- a CDS encoding YrdB family protein has product MTPTDSAPSPVPARGGPVGPLDVVRFVTLILAFLSLGFWGYLAWPFPFPSLAFMIGAPLFAIVVWGLFRSPRAPIPTDAVGKALVEIAIMGAVVAAWAMLGYPVVAVAFAVLAGVTGVLAFRRENGRGARR; this is encoded by the coding sequence GTGACCCCGACCGACTCCGCCCCCTCCCCCGTCCCGGCCCGCGGCGGCCCGGTCGGCCCCCTCGACGTGGTGCGGTTCGTCACGCTGATCCTCGCCTTCCTGAGCCTCGGCTTCTGGGGCTACCTCGCCTGGCCGTTCCCGTTCCCGTCGCTGGCGTTCATGATCGGCGCGCCGCTCTTCGCGATCGTCGTGTGGGGCCTGTTCCGTTCGCCACGCGCCCCGATCCCGACCGACGCCGTCGGCAAGGCCCTGGTCGAGATCGCGATCATGGGTGCCGTGGTCGCCGCCTGGGCCATGCTCGGCTACCCGGTCGTCGCCGTGGCGTTCGCCGTCCTGGCCGGCGTCACGGGCGTCCTGGCCTTCCGTCGCGAGAACGGCCGGGGGGCCCGCCGGTGA